A genomic region of Methanotorris formicicus Mc-S-70 contains the following coding sequences:
- the hisI gene encoding phosphoribosyl-AMP cyclohydrolase, with amino-acid sequence MQNVDKIIKKLNPKFRNIEGKKLLIAIAVDENKNVLMTAFMSEESLRKTLETGLMHYYSTSRDKIWMKGEESGNIQKVKEIYRDCDGDALLFVVEQKGVACHEGYYSCFHRKLENGEIVIIDRK; translated from the coding sequence ATGCAGAACGTTGATAAAATTATAAAAAAACTAAATCCAAAATTTAGAAACATTGAAGGCAAAAAACTCCTTATTGCCATTGCAGTAGATGAGAATAAAAATGTCCTTATGACTGCTTTTATGAGTGAAGAATCATTAAGAAAGACGCTTGAAACTGGATTGATGCATTATTACTCCACAAGTAGGGATAAGATTTGGATGAAAGGAGAGGAAAGTGGTAATATACAAAAGGTTAAGGAAATATATAGGGATTGTGATGGTGATGCTTTGTTGTTTGTTGTTGAGCAGAAGGGAGTAGCATGTCATGAAGGTTATTATTCCTGCTTCCATAGGAAACTTGAAAATGGAGAAATAGTCATTATCGACCGAAAATAA
- a CDS encoding PINc/VapC family ATPase, with protein sequence MERYNEDYEVNLEEKNIPIEELDLKNKNITVDTCVVIDGRITELIKKGVIKDSKIIIPEAVVSELEYQANRGREIGYKGIEELRHMVEIAKEYNIEIEYYGERPTREEIALAKSGEIDAMIRKVAKETNSILLTSDWIQYNLALAQEIEAYYLEVKEEKVELVLDKYFDELTMSVHLKEDCVPYAKRGRPGEIKLVPIGDKELTKEDMEEIIDNIIKYTEQNNGLIEIQRRGATVIQLGNIRISIARPPFSEALEVTAVRPIAKVSLEDYDLSDELLERLKEKAEGIFVSGAPGSGKSTFVSALAEFYKNQGKIVKTMESPRDLQVDKEITQYAPLEGSMEKTCDILLLVRPDYTIYDEVRKTKDFEIFADMRMAGVGMIGVVHASKPIDAIQRLIGRVELGVIPQIVDTVIFLKDGRIEKVYEVSFTVKVPYGMKEADLARPVIEIKDFETKRTEYEIYTYGEEVIVMPIKEDEFERSPVYKYAEEKLGEILKRFLPKKAKPKVKVLDYNTIELRVPEKYIGSIIGKGGREISKLEDIIGLKISVRAKEDVEEFENEGLSYEYISEYEFTKLKEVGKHIVVDVGEDFAGANIKIYVDGDYLCSATVSSDGTVKINKKTSIGKELLKAMKKGKDIYVDLA encoded by the coding sequence ATGGAAAGATATAATGAAGATTATGAAGTTAATTTGGAAGAAAAAAACATTCCTATTGAGGAATTAGATTTAAAAAACAAGAATATAACGGTAGATACATGCGTCGTTATTGATGGAAGAATAACTGAACTAATAAAAAAAGGTGTTATTAAAGATAGTAAAATAATAATTCCAGAGGCAGTAGTTTCTGAACTTGAATATCAGGCAAATAGGGGTAGAGAGATTGGTTACAAGGGGATTGAAGAGTTAAGGCATATGGTGGAAATTGCAAAGGAATACAACATTGAAATTGAATACTATGGAGAAAGACCCACAAGAGAGGAAATTGCACTTGCTAAAAGTGGAGAAATAGATGCAATGATTAGAAAGGTTGCAAAAGAAACGAACTCAATACTCTTAACAAGTGATTGGATTCAATATAATTTGGCATTGGCACAAGAAATTGAGGCATATTACTTAGAGGTAAAAGAAGAAAAGGTTGAATTAGTTTTAGATAAGTATTTTGATGAGTTGACAATGTCAGTCCACTTAAAAGAAGACTGTGTTCCTTATGCAAAGAGAGGCAGGCCAGGAGAGATTAAACTTGTTCCTATTGGAGATAAAGAACTTACAAAAGAAGATATGGAAGAAATCATAGACAACATCATAAAATACACTGAACAAAATAACGGATTAATCGAAATTCAAAGGAGGGGGGCAACAGTAATCCAACTTGGAAATATAAGGATTTCAATTGCAAGACCACCATTCTCTGAGGCATTGGAGGTTACAGCAGTAAGACCAATAGCAAAGGTTTCTTTAGAGGATTATGACCTATCAGATGAATTATTAGAGAGGTTGAAGGAAAAAGCAGAGGGTATATTTGTTTCAGGTGCTCCAGGAAGTGGTAAATCAACATTCGTTTCAGCACTTGCAGAATTCTACAAAAATCAAGGAAAAATAGTAAAAACTATGGAAAGTCCAAGGGATTTACAAGTTGATAAGGAGATTACACAATATGCCCCTCTTGAAGGCAGTATGGAAAAAACTTGCGATATTCTTCTATTAGTTAGACCAGATTATACAATATACGATGAAGTGAGAAAAACAAAGGACTTTGAAATATTTGCAGATATGAGGATGGCTGGAGTTGGGATGATCGGGGTTGTTCACGCATCAAAGCCAATAGATGCCATCCAAAGGTTAATTGGCAGGGTTGAGTTGGGAGTTATTCCCCAAATTGTCGATACAGTAATATTCCTCAAAGATGGGAGAATAGAGAAGGTTTATGAGGTAAGTTTTACAGTTAAGGTTCCTTATGGAATGAAAGAAGCAGATTTGGCAAGACCAGTAATTGAGATTAAGGACTTTGAGACAAAGAGAACTGAATATGAAATCTACACCTATGGGGAAGAAGTTATTGTTATGCCAATAAAGGAGGATGAGTTTGAAAGGTCTCCAGTTTATAAGTATGCTGAAGAGAAGTTGGGGGAGATATTGAAGAGGTTCCTTCCAAAGAAAGCAAAACCAAAAGTTAAGGTTTTAGACTACAACACTATTGAGTTGAGAGTTCCAGAAAAATATATTGGTTCAATTATAGGAAAGGGAGGAAGAGAAATCTCAAAATTGGAAGACATTATTGGATTGAAAATTAGCGTTAGAGCAAAAGAAGACGTTGAGGAATTTGAAAATGAAGGATTATCTTACGAATACATATCAGAATATGAGTTTACAAAACTCAAAGAAGTTGGAAAACATATAGTTGTGGATGTTGGGGAGGACTTTGCTGGAGCAAATATAAAGATTTATGTTGATGGGGATTACTTATGCTCAGCAACAGTAAGTTCAGATGGAACTGTTAAGATAAACAAAAAAACAAGTATTGGTAAAGAATTATTAAAGGCAATGAAAAAAGGTAAAGATATCTACGTAGATTTGGCATAA
- the purE gene encoding 5-(carboxyamino)imidazole ribonucleotide mutase, translated as MICIIMGSESDLKIAEKATNVLKEFDVEFEVRVASAHRTPDLVEEIVKNSNAKVFIAIAGLAAHLPGVVASLTTKPVIAVPVESKLDGMDALLSAVQMPPGIPVATVGIDRGENAAILALEILGLQDEKIAEKLIEYRKKQKEKVMKSDEKVRNMFK; from the coding sequence ATGATTTGTATAATTATGGGAAGTGAGAGTGATTTAAAAATTGCAGAAAAGGCAACAAATGTTTTAAAAGAATTTGACGTTGAGTTTGAGGTTAGGGTTGCCTCTGCCCACAGAACTCCAGATTTGGTTGAGGAAATTGTTAAAAACTCTAATGCAAAAGTGTTTATAGCAATTGCTGGTTTAGCCGCTCACTTGCCTGGAGTTGTTGCAAGTTTGACAACAAAACCTGTTATTGCAGTTCCTGTTGAAAGTAAATTGGATGGAATGGATGCTTTGCTAAGTGCTGTTCAAATGCCTCCAGGAATTCCAGTTGCAACAGTTGGGATAGATAGGGGAGAGAACGCTGCTATTTTAGCACTTGAAATTTTAGGTTTGCAAGATGAAAAAATAGCAGAGAAGTTGATTGAATACAGAAAAAAACAAAAAGAAAAAGTCATGAAATCAGATGAAAAAGTTAGAAATATGTTTAAATAA
- a CDS encoding rubredoxin-like domain-containing protein: MKTLENLLKATEPPEECPSCGHSKNYYVAIDMLSL; encoded by the coding sequence ATGAAAACTCTTGAAAATTTACTCAAGGCAACCGAACCTCCAGAGGAATGTCCATCATGTGGGCATTCAAAGAACTACTATGTTGCAATAGATATGCTTTCCCTTTAA
- a CDS encoding nucleoside-diphosphate kinase has translation MKEKTFILLKPDAVKRKLIGKIIKRFEDRGFEIVEMKMLTLSREMAEEFYKIHKGKEFYERLIEFMTSGRIVVMVVEGENAISAVRKMIGKTNPAEAEPGTIRGDFALSTPDNIIHASDSKESVEREIKMFFGD, from the coding sequence ATGAAAGAAAAGACCTTCATATTATTAAAACCCGATGCGGTTAAGAGGAAATTGATTGGAAAAATTATAAAAAGATTTGAAGATAGGGGATTTGAGATCGTTGAGATGAAAATGCTAACACTTTCAAGGGAAATGGCGGAAGAATTTTACAAAATACATAAGGGAAAGGAATTCTATGAAAGATTAATAGAATTTATGACATCTGGTAGGATTGTGGTGATGGTTGTTGAAGGGGAGAATGCAATATCTGCGGTTAGAAAGATGATAGGAAAAACAAATCCAGCAGAAGCAGAACCGGGAACAATAAGGGGAGATTTTGCATTATCAACTCCAGACAATATAATCCATGCATCAGATTCAAAGGAAAGTGTTGAAAGGGAAATAAAGATGTTTTTTGGGGATTAA
- the bioF gene encoding 8-amino-7-oxononanoate synthase gives MFREKLRKEIEIIKSNGLYRFFREKNDGVLDFSSNDYLCLSKHPKVVEAVKEGLKYGVGSTGSRLTSGNINHQRLEGKIAEFKEVERSLVYSSGYATNVGVISALCKKGDLILSDKLNHASIIDGCRLSKADVLIYNHCDVEHLVNLIEENWKKYNNLFIITDGVFSMDGDVAPLRDLKKIADEFNAILIVDDAHGTGVLGNGRGTLKHLNLKPSDNIIQIGTLSKAIGGLGGFVCGIEEVVEYLINTSRSFIYSTSLPPCIVEGCIKAFEIIEKTDIVKKLQKNIKTANRIFKENGFIEEDNITPIYPFIFKEKTVLIAEHLIKNNIFCVGIRYPTVPRGSERIRVSINVGHKKEDFEVLCERIRDVYQ, from the coding sequence ATGTTTAGGGAAAAATTGAGAAAGGAAATTGAAATTATAAAAAGTAATGGCTTATATAGATTTTTTAGGGAAAAAAATGATGGAGTTTTGGATTTTTCTTCAAATGATTATCTATGCCTATCAAAGCATCCAAAGGTTGTTGAGGCAGTAAAAGAAGGCCTGAAGTATGGGGTTGGCTCAACTGGTTCAAGATTAACATCTGGAAACATAAATCATCAAAGATTGGAGGGGAAAATAGCTGAATTTAAAGAGGTAGAAAGATCTTTGGTTTATTCGTCTGGCTATGCAACAAATGTTGGGGTTATCTCTGCACTTTGCAAAAAAGGAGATTTGATTTTGAGTGATAAACTTAACCACGCCTCTATTATTGATGGTTGTAGGTTAAGTAAGGCGGATGTTTTGATTTACAATCATTGTGATGTGGAGCATTTAGTTAATTTAATCGAGGAGAATTGGAAAAAATACAACAATCTATTCATTATAACTGATGGTGTCTTTAGTATGGATGGTGATGTTGCCCCTCTTAGAGATTTAAAGAAAATAGCGGATGAGTTTAATGCTATTTTAATTGTTGATGACGCTCATGGCACAGGAGTTTTGGGCAATGGGAGAGGAACATTAAAGCACCTCAATTTAAAACCTTCTGACAACATCATCCAAATTGGAACTTTATCAAAGGCTATTGGTGGTTTAGGAGGATTTGTTTGTGGGATTGAGGAGGTTGTAGAGTACTTAATAAACACTTCAAGGAGTTTTATCTATTCAACTTCTCTGCCACCGTGTATTGTTGAAGGTTGTATTAAGGCATTTGAGATTATTGAAAAAACCGATATAGTTAAAAAACTTCAAAAAAACATCAAAACAGCAAATAGAATTTTTAAAGAAAATGGATTTATTGAAGAGGATAATATAACTCCAATCTATCCATTCATTTTTAAAGAAAAAACTGTGCTTATTGCTGAGCATTTAATAAAAAATAACATCTTCTGTGTTGGGATTAGGTATCCAACAGTTCCAAGAGGTTCAGAAAGAATAAGGGTAAGTATAAACGTTGGGCATAAAAAGGAGGATTTTGAGGTTTTGTGTGAGAGGATTAGGGATGTTTATCAATAA
- a CDS encoding 6-carboxyhexanoate--CoA ligase gives MYGIKMRASKNGKHISGAERIVDKEEIENVARELIRRALMHENGTPDFINLKIEEIKEEIKYINHLPIKTIECKNKEEAREKAREILKNEGIPNELIDYAFKIIDKGGMRGAAILNLRGERLEPDKERGIRVKNIDTTKELKENILKEKLGTERTVDAIAIASKVIHLGIIAELCTSDNKSYTTGYVATKKGYFRITNLKEKGENGGRVFFVKDDVNIDDLINKLENKPFIIK, from the coding sequence ATGTATGGTATAAAAATGAGGGCATCAAAAAACGGAAAACACATATCTGGAGCAGAGAGGATTGTGGATAAGGAGGAGATTGAAAATGTTGCGAGAGAATTAATAAGAAGGGCATTAATGCATGAAAATGGAACTCCAGACTTTATAAACTTAAAGATTGAGGAAATTAAGGAGGAAATAAAATACATCAACCACTTGCCAATAAAAACAATAGAATGCAAAAATAAAGAAGAAGCAAGAGAAAAAGCAAGAGAAATATTAAAAAATGAAGGTATTCCAAATGAACTAATAGATTACGCATTTAAAATAATTGATAAAGGAGGAATGAGAGGAGCGGCAATTTTAAATTTAAGGGGAGAAAGATTAGAGCCAGATAAGGAAAGGGGCATTAGGGTTAAAAATATAGATACAACAAAAGAACTAAAGGAGAATATTTTAAAGGAAAAATTAGGGACAGAAAGGACTGTTGATGCTATTGCAATTGCATCTAAGGTTATTCATTTGGGAATTATAGCGGAACTCTGCACATCAGATAATAAAAGTTACACAACTGGCTATGTTGCAACTAAAAAGGGTTATTTTAGGATTACAAATTTAAAAGAAAAAGGAGAGAATGGAGGAAGAGTGTTTTTTGTTAAAGATGATGTTAATATAGATGATTTAATAAACAAATTAGAAAACAAGCCATTCATTATAAAATAA
- a CDS encoding sulfurtransferase TusA family protein: MKKIDVTGDICPVPVLKTKKALEELGGGEELEVVGDYKPALENIKRFAESNGYTVVSAEETDSGFRIVIKK; encoded by the coding sequence ATGAAAAAAATTGATGTTACTGGAGATATATGTCCAGTGCCAGTATTAAAAACAAAAAAGGCATTGGAAGAGTTAGGTGGTGGGGAAGAGTTAGAGGTTGTTGGAGATTACAAACCAGCATTAGAAAATATAAAAAGATTTGCAGAGAGTAATGGATATACTGTTGTTTCTGCAGAAGAAACAGATAGTGGATTTAGAATAGTTATTAAAAAATAA
- a CDS encoding DsrE/DsrF/TusD sulfur relay family protein translates to MKFTVIITTAPYGKERAYSALRFALTSLLEGIEVNIFLLEDGVYVAKKNQNPSEVPNYLEFLKNCIEMGAKVKACGPCGKARGISDDDLIEGVEFGTMHDLVAFVKEGDKVITF, encoded by the coding sequence TTGAAATTCACAGTTATTATTACAACTGCTCCTTATGGAAAAGAAAGGGCATACTCTGCATTAAGATTTGCTTTAACTTCATTATTGGAAGGAATTGAGGTAAATATATTCTTACTTGAAGATGGTGTCTATGTTGCAAAGAAAAACCAAAACCCAAGTGAAGTTCCAAATTATTTAGAGTTTTTGAAGAATTGCATTGAGATGGGGGCAAAAGTTAAGGCATGCGGACCTTGTGGAAAGGCCAGGGGAATTAGCGACGATGACTTAATTGAAGGTGTTGAGTTTGGAACAATGCATGATTTGGTTGCGTTTGTTAAGGAAGGTGATAAGGTTATTACATTCTAA
- a CDS encoding sugar phosphate isomerase/epimerase family protein, translated as MLGVCVRTKDGFEIFKQFEYIDWGLHFCPYNKNMENIVGFHAPIVDLGIPNNNSLSILKNTVDMVSNYDYLTLHITNGKEPDLDVLISNLSELVDYAKKRNVKICIENLKDGFSSNPNNLIEIADITDCLITYDIGHVDYKDRIKYVDIFSDRIYNVHVYEKEVPKIGHIAPKNLENLRPVLDKLLDIGCDFWFIELMDIEDIIRTKNMCEEYLKEHR; from the coding sequence TTGCTTGGGGTGTGTGTTAGGACTAAAGATGGTTTTGAGATATTTAAGCAATTTGAATATATAGATTGGGGTCTGCATTTTTGTCCATACAACAAAAATATGGAGAATATTGTGGGATTCCATGCTCCAATTGTAGATTTAGGGATTCCAAATAATAATTCCCTAAGCATTCTAAAAAACACTGTTGATATGGTTTCCAATTATGATTATCTAACACTTCACATAACCAATGGGAAAGAACCAGATCTTGATGTTCTAATCTCAAACTTATCTGAGTTAGTTGATTATGCAAAAAAAAGGAACGTAAAAATATGTATTGAGAATTTAAAAGATGGTTTTTCATCAAATCCAAATAATTTAATCGAAATAGCAGATATTACTGATTGTTTGATAACCTATGACATAGGACATGTTGATTATAAAGATAGGATTAAGTATGTAGATATCTTTTCAGATAGAATATACAATGTTCATGTTTATGAAAAAGAAGTGCCAAAAATCGGCCATATTGCCCCAAAGAACCTTGAAAATCTAAGGCCAGTGTTGGATAAACTTTTAGATATTGGTTGTGATTTTTGGTTTATTGAACTTATGGATATTGAAGATATAATAAGAACCAAGAACATGTGTGAGGAATATTTGAAAGAGCATAGGTGA
- a CDS encoding alkaline phosphatase family protein produces MRTILVLLDGLGDRPSKALNNKTPLEAANTPNLDEFAKRGATGLMIPYKEGIPLGSEVAHFLLWGYSLNDFPGRGFIESLGEDIEVKENEIYLRATFGFVEKCNGGLLVKDRRTKNVTKEEIDELIDSLPNYVNGYEFELKHSYDTHCILIIREENGWISDKISDSDPFYKNKHVMRVCPIKKLCKNKIEYDKAKSTADALNEYLKKCFKELDNHEINRKRSKMEKQKANMLLTKWAGKYKKVESFSERWGMGGVVIGNSSVFKGLARFLGMDYIKCEDFKEAIEMAVDLDYDFIHIHTKEIDEAGHTKKPEFKKEVIEKIDACLNPLLNLEDDLIVITADHSTPSVGNLIHSGESVPITIVGKYVRRDDVKEFNERACAKGSLYIRAYDLMNIILNYTDRALLYGLRPNRILKYIPDDSKTRHLRID; encoded by the coding sequence ATGAGGACAATACTGGTTTTGTTGGACGGCTTGGGGGATAGACCTTCAAAGGCGTTAAATAATAAAACTCCATTGGAGGCTGCAAACACACCAAATTTGGATGAATTTGCAAAAAGAGGGGCAACTGGGCTTATGATTCCATATAAAGAAGGAATTCCATTGGGTTCTGAAGTAGCTCACTTCTTACTTTGGGGATACAGTTTAAACGACTTTCCCGGGAGGGGATTTATAGAATCTCTTGGGGAAGATATAGAGGTTAAAGAAAACGAAATCTACTTAAGAGCAACATTTGGTTTTGTTGAAAAATGCAATGGGGGGTTATTAGTTAAAGATAGGAGAACAAAAAACGTAACAAAAGAAGAAATAGACGAACTCATAGATAGTTTGCCAAATTATGTCAATGGCTATGAGTTTGAATTAAAACATTCTTATGACACACATTGTATTTTAATAATTAGGGAAGAAAATGGATGGATTTCTGATAAAATTTCAGACAGCGACCCATTTTATAAAAATAAACATGTTATGAGGGTTTGCCCAATAAAAAAACTCTGCAAAAATAAGATAGAGTACGATAAAGCAAAATCTACAGCAGATGCCCTAAATGAATACCTAAAAAAATGCTTTAAAGAATTGGATAACCATGAAATAAATAGAAAAAGGTCAAAAATGGAAAAGCAAAAGGCAAATATGTTATTAACAAAGTGGGCAGGAAAATATAAAAAAGTTGAATCGTTTAGTGAAAGATGGGGGATGGGGGGAGTTGTTATTGGAAACAGTTCAGTTTTCAAAGGATTGGCAAGATTTTTGGGAATGGATTATATTAAATGTGAGGATTTTAAAGAGGCAATTGAAATGGCGGTTGATTTGGATTATGATTTCATCCACATCCATACAAAAGAGATAGATGAAGCAGGACACACAAAAAAACCAGAATTTAAAAAAGAAGTCATTGAAAAGATTGATGCATGTTTAAATCCCCTCTTGAATTTAGAAGATGATTTAATTGTTATTACTGCAGATCACTCAACACCGTCTGTTGGAAATTTGATCCACTCTGGAGAGAGTGTTCCAATAACAATAGTCGGGAAATACGTTAGAAGAGATGATGTTAAGGAGTTTAATGAAAGGGCTTGTGCAAAGGGGAGTTTATATATAAGGGCATATGATTTAATGAATATCATCCTAAACTACACAGATAGGGCTTTGCTGTATGGACTAAGGCCAAACAGAATTTTAAAATACATTCCAGACGATAGTAAAACAAGGCATTTAAGGATTGATTAA
- the spcS gene encoding O-phosphoseryl-tRNA(Sec) selenium transferase: MLNLNFSGLIPTNMEKRGELTLKENLNIIEEIFNQRKIPKEGLDDDKIRLLLKILSLMDTDKDPKVIQIGEREARIASKIQNELVGGFCHGIGRSGNLIDAQPKAPGASIMYALTNKILESFLKNLGLKVNAIASPVATGMSLSLCLSAARKKYNSNVVIYPYASHKSPIKATSYIGMRMRLVETKLYGDAVRVGVSDIEDAIKKEINESNNPCILSTLTFFPPRESDDIIEISKICEEFDVPHIINGAYAIQNNFYIDKLKKAFKHRVDTVVSSSDKNLFTPIGGGIIYSKDKIFLREISLSYPGRACATPVVNILISLLSLGMDKYLDLMKKQKESKKLLDELLNELAKKKGERVLNVKNPISSCITTKKDPINVAAKLYNLRITGPRGIRKNDKFGTCYLGEYPYNYVVVNSAIGVKNEDIELVVKKLEKVL; encoded by the coding sequence ATGCTAAATTTAAACTTTTCTGGATTAATTCCAACAAATATGGAAAAAAGAGGGGAACTAACATTAAAAGAGAACTTAAACATAATAGAGGAGATTTTCAACCAGAGAAAAATCCCAAAAGAAGGATTGGATGATGATAAGATAAGATTGCTCTTAAAAATTTTATCATTAATGGATACTGACAAAGATCCAAAAGTTATTCAGATTGGTGAGAGGGAAGCAAGAATAGCCTCAAAAATTCAAAATGAACTTGTTGGTGGATTTTGTCATGGTATTGGTAGGAGTGGGAACTTAATTGATGCCCAACCTAAAGCACCGGGAGCAAGTATAATGTATGCATTGACAAACAAAATCTTAGAGAGTTTTCTAAAAAATTTGGGGTTAAAGGTTAATGCTATTGCCTCTCCAGTAGCAACAGGGATGTCCCTATCGTTATGCCTAAGTGCGGCAAGGAAAAAATACAACTCAAATGTCGTTATTTATCCCTATGCATCCCACAAGAGTCCAATAAAAGCAACATCATACATAGGCATGAGGATGAGGCTGGTTGAGACAAAACTTTATGGAGATGCTGTTAGAGTTGGTGTTTCTGATATAGAGGATGCAATTAAAAAAGAAATAAATGAAAGCAACAACCCGTGCATTTTAAGTACTCTAACATTCTTCCCGCCAAGGGAAAGCGATGATATCATAGAAATCTCAAAAATTTGTGAAGAGTTTGATGTTCCCCACATAATAAATGGAGCGTATGCAATTCAAAACAACTTCTATATTGATAAGTTAAAGAAGGCATTTAAGCATAGAGTCGATACTGTTGTCAGTTCATCGGATAAAAATCTATTCACTCCTATTGGTGGAGGTATTATTTACTCAAAGGACAAAATATTTTTAAGGGAAATTTCCCTCTCCTATCCAGGAAGGGCATGTGCTACGCCAGTGGTTAATATATTAATATCCCTCCTATCCCTTGGAATGGATAAGTATTTGGATTTAATGAAGAAACAGAAAGAGAGTAAAAAGTTGTTAGATGAGTTATTAAATGAACTTGCAAAGAAAAAAGGGGAGAGAGTTTTAAATGTAAAAAACCCAATCTCCTCATGTATAACAACAAAAAAAGACCCTATCAATGTTGCTGCAAAATTATACAACTTAAGGATAACTGGACCGAGAGGTATTAGAAAAAACGATAAATTTGGAACTTGCTATTTGGGAGAGTATCCCTACAACTACGTTGTTGTAAATTCTGCAATTGGGGTTAAAAATGAGGATATAGAGTTGGTTGTTAAGAAATTGGAGAAAGTTCTTTAA
- a CDS encoding thermonuclease family protein, with protein MKILKWILTIFSIIVILAFYNYMTENVSTQNCSKTLDNTNSEKSSIISSIDNSSLKSNEIPFWAKEYLPKYHGYNYSIWKVLDVKSPQTYQVEPIGGNDEFYEKGKEYMNLKEKAKECGKDMPPYRLDVFIGIIPLYNTTDAFAYFLRCNDINTYEIFLNESKKSKFYKLYNESYLKIADVAYEWERDELIGRKLVYIRYWMDFKSCSNESEPITLASLCIYDGGKDLTYELLKRGYAYLRPEVLEICNETQYPETHEYLKKYVEAQEYAKEHKLGVWSIDLSELKN; from the coding sequence TTGAAAATTTTAAAATGGATTTTGACAATATTTTCTATAATCGTAATATTGGCTTTTTATAACTACATGACTGAGAATGTATCAACTCAGAATTGTTCAAAGACACTGGATAATACAAATTCTGAGAAAAGTTCAATAATAAGTTCTATCGATAATTCCTCGTTAAAATCGAATGAAATTCCATTCTGGGCTAAAGAGTATCTTCCAAAATACCATGGTTATAATTATAGCATATGGAAGGTTTTAGATGTTAAATCTCCTCAAACTTATCAAGTGGAACCTATTGGTGGAAATGACGAGTTTTATGAAAAGGGCAAGGAATATATGAATTTAAAAGAAAAAGCAAAAGAATGTGGGAAAGATATGCCGCCATACCGCCTTGACGTATTTATAGGAATAATACCACTATACAATACTACTGATGCCTTTGCTTATTTTTTAAGGTGTAATGACATAAACACGTATGAAATTTTCCTTAATGAATCTAAAAAATCTAAATTTTATAAATTGTATAATGAATCGTACTTGAAAATTGCTGACGTGGCTTATGAGTGGGAGAGGGATGAATTAATCGGGAGAAAATTGGTATACATTAGATATTGGATGGATTTTAAAAGTTGTAGTAATGAATCCGAGCCTATAACTCTTGCAAGTTTATGTATTTATGATGGTGGGAAGGATTTAACCTACGAACTATTAAAAAGAGGTTATGCTTACTTACGTCCAGAAGTTTTAGAGATATGTAATGAGACACAATACCCAGAAACTCATGAGTATTTAAAAAAGTATGTGGAGGCACAAGAATATGCAAAAGAACATAAGTTAGGGGTTTGGAGTATTGATTTATCAGAATTAAAAAACTAA
- a CDS encoding class III signal peptide-containing protein: MKLVEKLMSKRGQVSMEIGILVAAAVAVAAIVAYYYTTRVKESMQNAGTQANATVNKLGEVAENATSKIPTI, encoded by the coding sequence ATGAAATTAGTAGAAAAATTGATGTCCAAGAGGGGGCAAGTTTCAATGGAGATCGGGATCTTAGTTGCAGCAGCAGTTGCAGTCGCTGCTATAGTAGCATACTACTACACAACAAGAGTTAAAGAAAGTATGCAAAACGCAGGAACACAGGCAAATGCAACTGTAAACAAATTAGGAGAAGTTGCAGAGAACGCAACAAGCAAAATACCAACAATCTAA